The Kineococcus endophyticus genome has a window encoding:
- a CDS encoding Fur family transcriptional regulator, whose translation MSAPARRSTKQRSAVSAVLDEADAFMSAQDLHARLRERGENVGLATVYRALQVLAEDGDVDVLRTDDGGEAVYRRCSTGHHHHLVCRRCGATVEVEGPQVEAWARRIGAEHGFTAVQHVVEVFGVCAACSARD comes from the coding sequence GTGTCGGCGCCCGCCCGTCGGTCCACGAAGCAGCGGTCGGCCGTGTCGGCGGTCCTCGACGAGGCGGACGCGTTCATGTCGGCCCAGGACCTGCACGCCCGGCTGCGCGAGCGCGGGGAGAACGTCGGCCTGGCCACCGTCTACCGCGCGCTGCAGGTGCTCGCCGAGGACGGGGACGTCGACGTCCTGCGCACCGACGACGGCGGCGAGGCCGTGTACCGCCGGTGCAGCACCGGCCACCACCACCACCTCGTCTGCCGCCGCTGCGGCGCGACCGTCGAGGTGGAGGGCCCGCAGGTCGAGGCCTGGGCCCGCCGCATCGGCGCCGAGCACGGCTTCACGGCCGTCCAGCACGTCGTCGAGGTCTTCGGCGTCTGCGCCGCCTGCAGCGCCCGCGACTGA
- a CDS encoding GTP-binding protein, with amino-acid sequence MGLPVTLLTSMDPVLRDSATAAALWGGPGTVLLRYDLAPDRLHRLAAEFDRVLEDVEVPLEHACLGCALREDVLPTVAAIARAGRAERLVLALPVTAEPLAVLQALTLGTDGADDLADLVTVAGVVSVVHGPGLLDDLLGDELVTDGDGQETDRAVGEVLAHQLDEADLVLVDDELPARSSVLLDHVTAPGCVVADLLAADAPDLLAPRRLATAAPAEPLRRSDLRAARPSGADDRLGVFTLDLRTPAAFHPGRLLEEIEAVGAGRLRARGFFWVPSRPDVVCAWDGAGGQLSIGTIGTWDARRGERPRTRLVVTGVDEGDAERVSAAFERILATPAESAAWTAPEDGLEPWLGDR; translated from the coding sequence GTGGGACTGCCCGTGACCCTGCTGACCTCGATGGACCCGGTGCTGCGCGACAGCGCGACCGCTGCCGCCCTGTGGGGCGGGCCCGGGACCGTGCTGCTGCGCTACGACCTCGCCCCGGACCGGCTGCACCGCCTGGCCGCCGAGTTCGACCGCGTGCTGGAGGACGTGGAGGTGCCGCTCGAGCACGCCTGCCTCGGCTGCGCCCTGCGCGAGGACGTCCTGCCGACCGTCGCCGCGATCGCCCGCGCCGGGCGGGCCGAGCGCCTCGTGCTCGCCCTGCCCGTGACGGCCGAACCGCTCGCGGTGCTGCAGGCCCTCACCCTCGGCACGGACGGTGCGGACGACCTCGCCGACCTCGTCACGGTGGCCGGCGTGGTCTCCGTCGTCCACGGTCCCGGCCTGCTCGACGACCTGCTCGGCGACGAGCTCGTCACCGACGGCGACGGGCAGGAGACCGACCGCGCGGTGGGGGAGGTGCTGGCCCACCAGCTCGACGAGGCGGACCTCGTGCTCGTCGACGATGAGCTGCCCGCCCGGTCCTCGGTGCTGCTCGACCACGTCACCGCGCCCGGCTGCGTCGTCGCCGATCTGCTCGCCGCCGACGCCCCCGACCTGCTGGCGCCCCGCCGCCTCGCCACAGCCGCTCCCGCGGAACCGTTGCGCCGCAGCGATCTGCGGGCTGCCCGACCCAGCGGCGCCGACGACCGTCTGGGCGTGTTCACCCTCGACCTGCGCACCCCCGCCGCCTTCCACCCCGGTCGGCTCCTGGAGGAGATCGAGGCCGTCGGCGCGGGCCGCCTGCGCGCCCGCGGGTTCTTCTGGGTGCCGTCGCGCCCCGACGTCGTCTGCGCGTGGGACGGTGCCGGCGGGCAGTTGAGCATCGGCACCATCGGGACCTGGGACGCGCGCCGCGGGGAGCGCCCCCGCACGCGCCTGGTCGTCACCGGTGTCGACGAGGGCGACGCCGAACGCGTCAGCGCGGCCTTCGAGCGCATCCTCGCCACCCCCGCCGAGAGCGCTGCGTGGACGGCGCCGGAGGACGGCCTGGAGCCCTGGCTCGGGGACCGCTGA
- a CDS encoding HU family DNA-binding protein encodes MNRSELVTAVAQRAGLTQSDTDSVINALGDVLVEAVGKGEPVKLPGLLTVERVERAARTGRNPRTGETMEIAASYGAKLTAGSKLKAAANGS; translated from the coding sequence GTGAACCGCTCCGAGCTCGTCACCGCCGTCGCCCAGCGCGCCGGCCTGACGCAGTCCGACACCGACTCCGTCATCAACGCGCTCGGCGACGTCCTCGTCGAGGCCGTCGGCAAGGGCGAGCCCGTCAAGCTGCCGGGCCTGCTCACCGTCGAGCGCGTCGAGCGCGCCGCCCGCACCGGCCGCAACCCGCGCACGGGCGAGACCATGGAGATCGCCGCCTCCTACGGCGCCAAGCTGACCGCCGGCTCCAAGCTCAAGGCCGCCGCGAACGGCAGCTGA